One Candidatus Poribacteria bacterium genomic region harbors:
- a CDS encoding LysM peptidoglycan-binding domain-containing protein has translation MRSSSSIVPHEASKMSRGTSCRCRTRTEFMTTPKGANPMTFSLPRWRRLRPLAIALVSITVAGAVPVIAQKMQTVVVKKGDTLWAIAKQYLGNGEKWRAVHEVNRDTVSNPNRISPGQVLNIPGTQAAEEPVVIKETPDAIEMPVSSVEKMLRDMNARLEPLTADLAAMRARLEKLEASLGMLSEHAAKASVPVVADTAAIEKRLAKLEKALGGLLSKKDLKQLVEEHGGMQSGAVKETAAEVKALRAELGVLSKSVEAQVHMQHKAVEELNAKMSAMPMHGDQATEKKNRGIVGLVSTLAVGIAFLAVSASQ, from the coding sequence ATGCGTTCCAGTTCATCAATCGTACCGCACGAGGCCTCGAAGATGTCCCGAGGCACTTCGTGTCGCTGTCGTACGCGTACTGAGTTCATGACGACCCCGAAAGGAGCGAACCCAATGACGTTCTCTTTGCCGCGCTGGCGGCGGCTGCGTCCGCTGGCGATCGCGCTCGTGTCGATCACGGTCGCTGGCGCCGTTCCGGTGATTGCCCAGAAAATGCAGACCGTCGTCGTCAAGAAAGGCGACACGTTGTGGGCGATTGCCAAGCAGTACTTGGGCAATGGCGAGAAATGGCGTGCTGTCCATGAAGTCAACAGAGACACCGTCAGCAATCCGAACCGCATCAGCCCCGGACAGGTGCTGAACATTCCGGGAACTCAGGCGGCGGAGGAGCCGGTCGTTATCAAGGAGACGCCCGACGCCATCGAGATGCCTGTGTCCTCGGTTGAGAAGATGCTGCGGGACATGAACGCCCGGTTGGAGCCGCTGACTGCCGATCTCGCTGCCATGCGCGCGCGCCTCGAGAAGCTGGAAGCCTCGCTTGGCATGCTGAGTGAACACGCGGCGAAGGCTTCTGTTCCGGTTGTCGCTGACACGGCGGCAATCGAGAAGCGTCTCGCGAAGCTGGAAAAAGCCCTGGGTGGGCTGTTGTCCAAGAAGGACCTCAAGCAACTCGTCGAGGAACACGGCGGGATGCAGAGCGGCGCGGTCAAGGAGACTGCTGCGGAGGTCAAGGCGCTTCGAGCCGAGCTTGGCGTGTTGAGCAAGTCGGTTGAAGCCCAGGTGCACATGCAGCACAAGGCTGTCGAGGAACTGAACGCCAAGATGTCGGCGATGCCGATGCACGGCGATCAGGCAACAGAGAAGAAGAACCGAGGGATCGTCGGTCTCGTGTCGACGCTGGCGGTGGGTATCGCGTTCCTGGCGGTCTCCGCTTCTCAGTAG
- the tuf gene encoding elongation factor Tu (EF-Tu; promotes GTP-dependent binding of aminoacyl-tRNA to the A-site of ribosomes during protein biosynthesis; when the tRNA anticodon matches the mRNA codon, GTP hydrolysis results; the inactive EF-Tu-GDP leaves the ribosome and release of GDP is promoted by elongation factor Ts; many prokaryotes have two copies of the gene encoding EF-Tu), producing MAKQKFERTKPHVNVGTIGHVDHGKTTLTAAITNVLSKRGMA from the coding sequence ATGGCGAAGCAGAAGTTCGAGAGGACGAAGCCTCACGTCAATGTTGGGACGATTGGTCACGTGGACCACGGGAAGACGACGTTGACGGCGGCGATCACGAACGTTCTCTCCAAGCGGGGGATGGCGA